In the genome of Nonomuraea sp. NBC_00507, the window CGAGCGGGGCACTACTGTGAACCGCGGCTCCAAGTACTTCTACAGCTGATCGAGCCAGGCGACGGCGCGGCAACGCGCCGTCGCCCCCGGCTGCCTCTATCGCACGGGTACGGCGAGCTCACGGCCGCGGTAGAAGCCTTCTCGCTCCTCGACGACGTAAGGGGCCATGGCCTCGCGTCGGCGCGCCTCGCCCTCGGAGGTTCGCCAGGAGTCGCAGGCCTCCTTCGAGTCCCAGAACGACACCCCGGTGATCTCCTGCCCGTCCTCGGACCAGTACGCGTAGGCGTGGCGCAGGCCCTCCGGATAGGGCTCCGGGCGCCAGGCCCGTTCGAACTCCTCCAGCGCGTCCGGCCTGATGCGGCGTGTCGTCACCCAGACGTAGTGTTCCCTCATCACAGCCTCCTCTGGAACACAGGTTCGGCTTGATGACCCTCCCTCACTTCCACCATAGACCGTGGACCAGGACCGCCTGCAGGGCGGCCATCAGCCCCGGCCATCCGAGGTGACGGTCACCGGATCGCCGAGCCGGAGCCGTCCCGGGTTCCGTGGCACCAGGCGGATGCCGAACCAGGTCTTGCCGTCCCAGCGGCGGTGTTTCGCGAGGGTGCGGATCGGCTCCTTGCCCTTGACCAGCGTCACGGGGTCGATGGTGGTGACTGCGCAACGGTCGCACAACTCCGAGACACGGAAGTCGACCTCGCCGATCCTGATGTCGGTCCAGGAGTCCTCGACGTACGGCTCGGCGCCGTCGATCACCGCATTGGGGCGGAAACGCGCCATGTCGAGCGGGGTGTCCCCGCCGATCTGCGCATCCAGCACGCGTAGCGACGCGGCCGACGTCAGCAGCAGCGGCGCGTCCCAGGCGAAGCTGACGACCTCGCCGGGCAGGCCGCCGTGGGCCGGGTCGATGGTACGGCGGCGCGGGTCGTCCAGCCAGACCAGCCGGGCGGTGCGGCCCAGGAGCCGGCTGAACCACGCGTGGGCCTCGTCGTCAGCGGGGATCGCCTGATCCAGGCCGGTGAAGCCGACAGGCACCGGCTCCCCGGCGGCCGGGGGGACACGTCGACGACCGCCCACCGCCGATCTCCGGCCAGCCCCCATGGCTCCACGGTGGCTTCGGGCACGGGACACCCGGCACCGGATTTAACAGGATAAATCCGGATATCGACCACTCTCATGATCAGATCGTAGGGCGCGCCGGAACGCAGGCACAATGCCACGCGGAAGGAACCATGGCCAGGCCGCGCTGATCGGCGGCATTTCTCACCTGCGTTTCATGCTCGGCCAAGGGGGCTCCCATGCGGGCTCTCGATCATCGACGTCATGAGCGTCCTGACCGTCACTCCCCACGCCCCGGCCGCGGCATCGGGCCCGGCCCCCGCCGCGCTCTCCCGCCGGCTGCCGTCCTATGCGGTTGTCGGGGCCTTGTGCACGGTGGCCTATCTGGTTCTGTTCTGGGCGCTCTCCGCGATCCTGCCGTCGATGGCCGCCAACACCCTCGCCATGCTCACCACGGCGATCGCCAACACCGCCGCCAACCGGAGGTTCACGTTCGGGGTGACCGGCAGGGCGGGAGCGGTGCGCGATCATCTGGGTGGGCTCATCGCCTTCCTCATCGGCTTGGCGATCTCCACGCTGGGCCTGGCCGTCCTGCCATCGGGCTCGTCGGCGACGGCGGAGCTGATCGCGGTGATCCTGGCCAACGGGCTGGCGTCGGCGATCCGGTTCGCGCTGTTGCAGGGATGGGTGTTCAACCCGAGGCTGCGTTCAACGACGCACTGACGAGGTCTCGTTCCCCTTCGGACCGCCGGCCGCGGGTGGCCCCTGACCAGGGGTCACCCGCTTTTGCGTGCCCGGTCGACGCCTTTGTCAAATGAGCAGTCCACCGGCGGGGCGACCGACGAATAGGAGGCGACAGTTCATCTCGGCAGGGGGCACGATGTTGCAGAACGAGAGCACCACACGAGGACGACGGGAGCGCCCGGTGCCGCCCGGTCCGCTCCAGGAATTCGCTCAGGGGCTACGCGACCTCCGGGCGGCGGCGGGCAATCCGAGTTATCGGGCGATGGAGCGCAAGGCCGGCTACTCGGCCTCGGCACTGTCCGCGGCGGCGGCGGGGGACAGGCTGCCGAGCCTGGCGGTCACGCAGGCGTACGTGGGCGCATGCGGCGGCGATCAGGACGAGTGGACCCGGATCTGGCACACGCTGAGAGGGGACCTGGACAGGCCCTCCGACGGCGGCGTCGGGCTGACGCGTGCCGCGAACGCTCACCACCGGCGGGCGCGTCCAGGGGGCCGCGCGATCAGGCTGTCGGCGATCGTGGCCACGCTCGGGCTGATCGGGCTGGGCACGATTGGAGCGTTCCAAAAACCTCCATCAGCCCAGCGGAAACCGTCGCCGTCGCCGATGTCACAGAACAGAGCGGCAGAGCCTCCCGCGCCACCCGTCCAGCCGGACCAGCAGACCCGGCCGGCCTTCACAGCGGTCGCCGGGCCCGGCTGCCCGCGTGACACCAGCCGCAGTGTGCTCGTCAGCGGCGTGCCGGGCCGGGACGGCTGGAAGGACGCCAGCGTGCCAGGTTGGAGGGGCGCGGGTTGCGGGGACGGTTTCCTGTTCTCGGAGCTGCGGTACGACCCGCGGGCCGCCGCGCATCCGCAGAACAGTTTCCAGTGGAGGTTCACCACGGGGTTGCGCGGCCGGCAGCAGTGCTTCGTGGCGGTGTACGTCCCTAAGTCCTCCTTCGCCGACCAGGCGGTCCGCTACACCGTCAGCGACGACTTCGACAGGGACGCGCGGACGGTTGCGGAGTTCACTCTCGACCAGCGCATGCGGCAGGGCACGTGGGTGCCGGCGCCGGTCCCGGTGGTCGTCACCACCGGTCTGGTCATGGTGAAGATCACCGACGACGGCAAGGGGAACACGACCGGCGACCAGTCGATGGTGGCCGGCCCCGTCCGGCTCGCCTGTCCGTAACGGCGCGGCCGGCTCCTGAGCGTGCCTGCCGCACGCATGGACGACGACACGACCCGGCGAAATCGCCGATTGGTGATCAGTCCGCAACCCGTATGGCCCCGAATCAGGGGCAACGCTCGATCGCTAGGGGACACGATGACAAGCAAGAACACAACGGTCGACAAAAGCACGGCCGGCGGGCGGCACAAGCGACCGACGCCGCCCGATCCGCTCCAGGAATTCGCCCAGGAGTTGCGCGACCTCCGGGCGAGAGCGGGCAATCCGAGCTATCGCAGGATGAAGCGTAAGACGGGGTATTCGGCCTCGGAACTCTCCGAGGTGGCCGCGGGTGAGAAGCTGCCGAGCCTGGCGCTCACGCAGGCGTACGTGGCCGCGTGCGGTGGCGATCAGGCCGAATGGACCAAGATCTGGCACACCCTCAGAGGAGAGCTGGACAAGTCCCACGACACCGTGGTGTACCCCCGTGTCTCGCCCGCTTATCCACCGCAGCAGGCCCGTCCGCGGCGCAGCTCCGTCAAGACCTGGGTGATCGTCGGGGTGCTGGGGCAGGTGGCGGTGGTCTCGGCGTTCGCGGTCATCCATTTCCGCCAGGGCCAGGTGCCCGCATCCGTGCCCGCCGTACAGACCCAGGGCCCCACGCCCAGGGCCGACGGGGCACTCCCGGCACGACCTCAAGCGGAGCCGACCACGTCCCGAGCCGGGCAGCCGCGTCCCCAGCGCACCCGGCTCGGTCCGGAGCCGCAACCGCAGCGCACCCAGGGTGGCTCGACCCAGGTCCGACCGGCCTTCTCGGCGGTTGCGGGGCCGGGCTGCCCGCGTGACACCAGCCGGAGCGTCCGGATCAATGGGGTGCCGGGCCGGGACGGCTGGAAGGACGCCAGCGCACCTGGCTGGACGGGCGCG includes:
- a CDS encoding helix-turn-helix domain-containing protein; amino-acid sequence: MTSKNTTVDKSTAGGRHKRPTPPDPLQEFAQELRDLRARAGNPSYRRMKRKTGYSASELSEVAAGEKLPSLALTQAYVAACGGDQAEWTKIWHTLRGELDKSHDTVVYPRVSPAYPPQQARPRRSSVKTWVIVGVLGQVAVVSAFAVIHFRQGQVPASVPAVQTQGPTPRADGALPARPQAEPTTSRAGQPRPQRTRLGPEPQPQRTQGGSTQVRPAFSAVAGPGCPRDTSRSVRINGVPGRDGWKDASAPGWTGAGCGDSFLFSELTYDPLAATHPQNSFQWRFTTGLRGQRQCLVGVYVPKSGFAGQRVWYTVSDGFDEDARTVAEFTLDQRMRQGTWVPAPVPVVVTTGLVMVKITDNGKGNTTGDQSMVAGPVRLACL
- a CDS encoding helix-turn-helix domain-containing protein, with the translated sequence MLQNESTTRGRRERPVPPGPLQEFAQGLRDLRAAAGNPSYRAMERKAGYSASALSAAAAGDRLPSLAVTQAYVGACGGDQDEWTRIWHTLRGDLDRPSDGGVGLTRAANAHHRRARPGGRAIRLSAIVATLGLIGLGTIGAFQKPPSAQRKPSPSPMSQNRAAEPPAPPVQPDQQTRPAFTAVAGPGCPRDTSRSVLVSGVPGRDGWKDASVPGWRGAGCGDGFLFSELRYDPRAAAHPQNSFQWRFTTGLRGRQQCFVAVYVPKSSFADQAVRYTVSDDFDRDARTVAEFTLDQRMRQGTWVPAPVPVVVTTGLVMVKITDDGKGNTTGDQSMVAGPVRLACP
- a CDS encoding GtrA family protein; its protein translation is MSVLTVTPHAPAAASGPAPAALSRRLPSYAVVGALCTVAYLVLFWALSAILPSMAANTLAMLTTAIANTAANRRFTFGVTGRAGAVRDHLGGLIAFLIGLAISTLGLAVLPSGSSATAELIAVILANGLASAIRFALLQGWVFNPRLRSTTH
- a CDS encoding MOSC domain-containing protein; its protein translation is MPVGFTGLDQAIPADDEAHAWFSRLLGRTARLVWLDDPRRRTIDPAHGGLPGEVVSFAWDAPLLLTSAASLRVLDAQIGGDTPLDMARFRPNAVIDGAEPYVEDSWTDIRIGEVDFRVSELCDRCAVTTIDPVTLVKGKEPIRTLAKHRRWDGKTWFGIRLVPRNPGRLRLGDPVTVTSDGRG